A section of the Acidobacteriota bacterium genome encodes:
- a CDS encoding MFS transporter gives MSSPPPSLGTTVAAPQTIATRVGRYRWVICALLFFATTINYVDRQVIGILEKDLRTIIGWSPVDYGNIVAAFNAAYALGLLVSGRLIDRFGTKLGYALAIVVWSLAGMAAALARTPFGFGSARAALGVGEAANFPAAIKTVAEWFPKKERALATGIFNAGTNVGAIVAPLAVPWIFIHWGWQWAFILTGALGFLWLLFWLPMYRKPEAHPKLSPTELAYIQSDPPDPPAAKVPWIQLLPHKQTTAFAIGKYMTDPVWWFYLYWIPSFLREKHGLDLTQVGLPLIAIYLIADIGSIGGGWLSSAFIKRGWTVNRARKTAMLICAVSVLPMVYMPYINHLWLAVLLFGIAAAAHQGWSANIFTMSSDMFPRRAVGSVVGVGGMAGAIGGAIMAVATGYILERTGGNYMIIFFTVGPAYLVALGIIHLLAPKFQPVDESALLEPNPMSVGGFLGFGFVGSILGSFAGWCLGLIARQTGGALLKYMLGGAVTGILVGIVAGNLLTKLSQAKQS, from the coding sequence ATGTCATCACCTCCTCCAAGTCTGGGCACAACTGTCGCTGCGCCACAAACGATTGCAACCCGCGTCGGGCGTTACCGCTGGGTGATTTGTGCGTTGCTGTTTTTCGCCACCACGATTAACTATGTAGACCGGCAGGTGATTGGCATCCTCGAAAAAGATTTGCGCACCATCATCGGTTGGTCGCCGGTTGACTATGGCAATATCGTTGCCGCCTTTAATGCCGCCTATGCGCTTGGACTACTGGTCTCCGGTCGGTTAATTGATCGCTTCGGGACAAAACTCGGATACGCGCTCGCTATTGTTGTCTGGAGCCTTGCGGGAATGGCTGCTGCGCTTGCCCGCACACCGTTCGGCTTTGGCAGCGCCAGAGCCGCGCTTGGCGTCGGTGAAGCGGCAAACTTTCCTGCGGCAATTAAAACGGTTGCCGAATGGTTTCCCAAAAAAGAACGCGCCTTAGCAACCGGGATTTTCAATGCAGGCACCAATGTCGGCGCGATTGTCGCGCCGCTTGCTGTGCCCTGGATTTTTATTCACTGGGGCTGGCAATGGGCATTTATTTTAACCGGCGCGCTCGGTTTTCTGTGGCTGTTGTTCTGGCTGCCGATGTATCGCAAACCCGAAGCCCATCCGAAATTATCACCAACTGAACTTGCTTATATTCAAAGCGATCCGCCTGACCCGCCAGCCGCCAAGGTTCCCTGGATTCAATTGCTGCCGCATAAACAGACCACCGCCTTTGCGATTGGCAAATATATGACCGACCCGGTCTGGTGGTTCTACCTGTATTGGATACCGAGTTTTCTCAGAGAAAAGCATGGGCTAGACCTCACACAAGTCGGCTTGCCTTTAATTGCCATTTATCTCATTGCTGACATTGGCAGCATCGGCGGCGGTTGGCTCTCTTCGGCTTTTATCAAACGCGGCTGGACGGTCAATCGGGCGCGCAAGACCGCCATGCTCATCTGCGCTGTATCCGTTTTGCCGATGGTCTATATGCCCTACATCAATCATCTATGGCTTGCCGTGTTGCTCTTTGGCATAGCGGCGGCGGCGCATCAAGGCTGGTCAGCGAATATCTTCACCATGTCGAGCGATATGTTCCCGCGTCGCGCGGTCGGTTCGGTGGTCGGTGTCGGCGGCATGGCGGGCGCAATCGGCGGAGCCATCATGGCGGTTGCCACAGGCTACATTCTGGAGCGCACAGGCGGCAATTACATGATTATCTTTTTCACCGTGGGTCCAGCCTATCTCGTGGCGCTTGGCATCATTCACCTGCTCGCGCCGAAATTCCAACCCGTCGATGAAAGCGCCTTGCTTGAACCGAATCCGATGTCGGTTGGCGGATTTTTAGGTTTCGGTTTTGTCGGCTCTATTCTCGGCTCATTCGCAGGCTGGTGTCTGGGATTAATCGCCAGGCAAACCGGCGGGGCGTTGTTGAAATATATGTTGGGCGGCGCGGTGACGGGCATTTTAGTGGGAATCGTCGCCGGTAATCTGCTAACCAAACTGAGTCAGGCGAAACAGAGTT